One genomic region from Natrinema caseinilyticum encodes:
- a CDS encoding SDR family NAD(P)-dependent oxidoreductase has product MTHDTTAIVTGGGRGIGQEICLELAGRGFDIVIADIDETGMDETAELVESEGQIARPQYTDLSDVATVESTVDAAIEEFETVDVLVNNAGIAGPTAPCEAVETDDWERTLAINLTGPFAMCRSVLPHMKADGYGRIVNVASVTGKRPLADRTPYATSKMGLIGFTRTLAAEVGAHDINVNAVCPGSVDGPRIERVFERKAEATDRTFEAVRSDAQAESPRGELVQREDVAALVGFLCSDQADRITGQDLNVSAGKVMY; this is encoded by the coding sequence GTGACTCACGATACCACCGCGATTGTCACGGGCGGCGGTCGCGGAATCGGACAGGAGATCTGCCTCGAGTTGGCCGGTCGCGGCTTCGATATCGTCATCGCTGACATCGACGAGACGGGGATGGACGAGACGGCGGAGCTGGTCGAATCCGAAGGTCAGATCGCCCGACCACAGTACACCGATCTCAGCGACGTCGCGACGGTCGAGTCGACCGTCGACGCTGCCATCGAGGAATTCGAAACGGTCGACGTACTGGTGAACAACGCGGGAATCGCCGGACCGACGGCACCCTGTGAAGCGGTCGAGACCGACGACTGGGAACGGACGCTGGCGATCAACCTCACCGGGCCGTTCGCGATGTGTCGGTCGGTACTACCGCACATGAAAGCCGACGGCTACGGTCGAATCGTCAACGTCGCGTCGGTCACCGGCAAGCGCCCGCTCGCCGACCGGACACCCTATGCCACGTCGAAAATGGGATTGATCGGCTTTACCCGCACGCTCGCTGCCGAAGTGGGCGCCCACGATATCAACGTCAATGCAGTGTGCCCGGGGTCGGTCGACGGCCCGCGTATCGAGCGGGTCTTCGAGCGGAAAGCCGAGGCGACTGATCGAACGTTCGAGGCAGTGCGAAGTGATGCCCAAGCGGAAAGCCCCCGGGGCGAACTCGTCCAGCGCGAAGACGTCGCCGCGCTCGTCGGGTTCCTCTGTTCCGATCAGGCGGATCGGATCACCGGCCAGGACCTGAACGTCTCGGCCGGGAAGGTGATGTACTGA